The DNA window CACGAGAAGCTGCCCCGTTGGGAGCAACAGGTCGAAGAGATCGCACCGCTTGGTTTTGGCCAGGCCGACCTGATCATTGCGGTGCCAAGCTGTTGGGTTGACGTGGACACGCTAGATGACCTGGACGCCGCCGCGACCGCATTTCGCGAGGTGCACGGCCACCGGATGCGGATTGCCACCAAGTATCACCGTCTGGTGCGCGAGTTTCTGACCGACAGCGGCGTGGCCGATTTCGCGCTGGTCGATAGTCAGGGCGCGACCGAAGGGACGGTGGCCAATGAAACGGCTGAGGGGATCGCCGATATCACCTCGACCGGGGAAACCTTGCGGGCCAATCACCTCAAGATCCTGTCAGATGGCTTGATTCTGCGGTCTCAGGCGACGCTGTGGCGCAGCCGTGAGGCGCAGTATTCAGCACAAGACAGGGCCACACTGGAAACCCTGCTGGACATGTTCGACAGCGTCCGTTGACCGGTGCGTTGGGTCGCTGTCAAAGCGGTGGCCCAACGAACTCTTGGCAATGCGCCTCGGCGATCCGGGCCATTTCGTCGGGCGTCAGAGCCTCGGCCTGCAATGCGGTATGAAAGGCGCGGAACATTGCCTCGACCTGAAGCGCGGGGGAAAAGATATAGCGCAGCCGTCCGGGCGTATCGCCCACGTTCTTGAATGCATGAACCGTGCCGCGCGGAACAAAGGCCACATCGCCCGGTGACATTCGGTGCAACTGACCATCGATTTCGACGTCGAATTCGCCTTCAAGGAAAAAGAACGTCTCGTCTTGTTGGTGGTGGATATGGCGACCGGGACCTACACCCGGATGAACGATATCCTCGAATACCTCCATCGTGCCGCCAGTTTGATCGCCGGTCAGCAAGATGCGCAGGGTGATGGCACCGGGAAAATCCAGTGTTTCGGCATCGGCAAATGAGGTCTTGGCAGGGGTCATGGCGGTCTCGTCTCGGCTGCTGCGAACGCTGTTAAACCATAGCGAAATGCCACTGTCTGTCAGGATCGAAACCCCTGCGCGGGCGCACACGCGCTGTGCGGTTCACATTCCGATGAGAGGTTTCTGGGAACATGGACCTTCAAAGGCGTGCGATCGGAAACCCAGACTTCGAAACTTGCGCAGTCGCGCAGGTGGTCTCGGGTGAAACCTAGATCAGGTAGCAAATGCGGCGAGGTGCAAGCAAGCCGAAGCAGATCTTGTTCGATCCGAATATTTGTACGTGTACTGCGCCTAGGGTGTATAAAATGAACCCCTCTCAATCGCTGCTCCAATGCGCGTAGAATGTCGGGGATCCAGGGGCGATTTTGTGATTTTATCATTGAAAACATGGAAACCTCCGCATCGTCAAAACAAGGTTATGGCAATGCCAGGGTTGATATCAAACCAAGCTTTCTCCTATTTAGGATCAGGAAAAGTATTCCATTGGAGAGTTCATGCTCCCACCGCTAAATGCTTTGCGCGCTTTTGAGGCTGCCGCGCGTCATGGTGGCTATATCGACGCCGCCGACGAGCTTTGCGTGACACGCGGGGCCGTCAGTCGACATGTGAAACTGCTTGAAGAGCACCTGGGAGTGGCTCTTTTCAGACGCAACCATCGGGGTGTTGAACTGACGCAAGCTGGCCAAGCGTTGTTACCGGAACTGACTGACGCCTTTGCTCAGATCGGGCGGGCAACACAAAAGGTTTCAACGGCGGCCAACGAACTGCGGATCATCTGTCCCCCGGGGCTTTCCATCCGTTGGCTGTTTCCCAGGCTGCAAGGGTTTCGAGAACAGCATCCAGACATCCATGTGCGTCTGACGACCGAATTTTACGGCGACCGTGGGTTTGATCCCGCCGAACATGATGTGGGCATTTCACTGGAACATTGGCCGGGGCGTTCATCGACTATCAAGGCGCTGTTCCTGTTCCCAATGTCGTTGGTTCCGGCCTGTGCTCCTGCGCTTTTGGACCATGGGGCACCGTTATCTGGACCGTCTGATTTGGCGCGTCACCCTTTGTTGCACGAAAGTGCGAAACGCGAGGATTGGGCCACTTGGGTCGAGAGCTTTGGTGTTGATGGCATTGATGTGCAAACTGGCGAGGTTTTCCCCAACCTTGATATGGCGACAAAGGCGGCTGTTCTGGGGGCAGGGGTCGCGATGGTCGACCCGTTGCTGTGCGCAGAAGAGTTGGAAAGTGGTCTGCTGGTGTGCCCGTTTCCGGACATGGTGTGCGGCACCCAGTATGGAGGTTACGCATTGATTGCAGCGCAAGAGGCTTGGGATGTCCCCAAAGTCCGAGCGTTTCGAAACTGGGCCGTTGAACATGCGCCAAAGCCTGCCGTTGGTTAGCTGGCGGTCAGCCTCTATCCGCCGCAATTCGCGAAAGGCGATATTCCTGCGGCGTCTTGCCAGTTTGCGACCGAAAAAAACGCGCAAAATGTGACTGATCCGAATAGCCCACACTTTGCCCAATTTCAGAAATGGACAGGGTGGTGTCTGCCAAATTCTGCTGAGCGATCTCTATCTTCAACCTCTTGAGTTCACGTGCCGCAGTTGTCTGGTGGAGCCGCAACGCGGCTTCTAGGCGCCGCTGATCCAAGCCCAGGGCCTGGGCCAAATCCCGAGCGTTGAGTTTTCCGTCCCACAGCAAGGGGCGCGCTGCGCTGCGCAAGGCGGCCACGATCGACATATCCGGTTCTTTTGCGGTGGGTGGTGGCAAGCCCGCGCTTGCACGCAATTCCAACTGGGCATTCAGCCAATCCGATGGAAATGAAATCGTAAGCGCCGGATCTTCGGTCCGTGCAAGGCGCACCCCCATGAAACCGCGCGGCACAGCTTGGGGATAGGCAGTCTCTACCAGCACATCCTGAGGCATCCAGGCCGACCCCATGGCCATTTGCAAAAGCCGCAAATGCAGCGCGATGCCGAAGCCGTCGACTTGAACGGGGGGATTGTCTGTTTGAACCAATCGGCTGACACCGTATCGGGCCCGGTCCGCCTGAACGGTCAGCGCATGTTTAACCGAGCTCGATTCTTGCGGCACCTGCATCAAATAGTTGATCAAAAACCCACCTACAGCAGTTGATGCCGTTGCCGCCGCCGCGATAGGGGGCCAAGTGCTCAGATCAAATTTCTGGCCGACCTCACTCCCCAGATGGGGTGTTCGGGAAAGGTCTGCCAATGCATTGCACAGGCCGTAAACAATCTCGGCATGCACTGTTGCGGTTGGGTCCAGCAACATTTGCTGGTTCAGACCCAAGGTCGCAAGGGCTGGCCTTGGGTCAACGCCCGAGCGTGCCACGTGCTCAACAAAGGGTTGAACCAATATCAATCGAATGAAGCCGTCGTGAGAGCGAGGCATGGCGGTCGTCCGTTCAAATACGTTTGGTCAGTATTGCACAGTTTTCGCGCAAACTTCGGCCAGTTTCTTTGGTTTTGTTGCTCCGGCGGGTGAAAACTGGCCGATATGTTCAATTCAAAGGTGCTAATATTCAAGTAACTAAATGAATTGGAGGGAAATATGATTCGAAGACTGGCCTTTGCTGCGATGTCCACCGCACTCTCGTTTTCCGCTTATGCCGCGCATGCGCAGGACGATGCCCCCGCCCAAACTCTCTTTACCAATGTTCATGTCTTCGACGGCGTGAACGAGGCCCGGATCGAGAACGCCAGCGTTCTGGTCGAGGGCAATCTGATCAAGTCCGTTTCAACCGAAGCGATTGATGCACCCAACGCCACCATGATTGACGGGGGCGGGCGGACGTTGACGCCTGGATTTATAGAGAACCACGCGCACCTGATGCTGATGGGCCCGTCATTGTCAGCAATGGAGGCCAACACGACCTGGGAAGACTTTGGTATTCATGGCACGCGTATGGCCGAGATGTACCTTATGCAGGGGTTTACAACCGTGAGAGATGCCGGAGGTGCCAATGGTGGCCTTCGCCGTGCAATCGACTCGGGTCAGATCGCAGGGCCTAGATTTTATCCGTCTGGAGCCTTTCTTGGAACGCGTGGCGGTCACGCTGACTTTGCAACCTTCACCTCACCGCCGGGTGGGTCTACGAATTTTGGTCGCTTGAATTTGTCACAGGAAATCACTGGTGTTGATGATGTGTACGTGTATGGGCGCAACAACTTCCGCATGGGGGCCACCCAACTGAAATTCATGATCTCGGGCGGTGTGGTGTCAGCATTTGATCCCTGGCAGCTGTTGGCCGGTGCTCCTGAGGAAATCGCAGCAGCCGTACAAGTTGCCAGCGAATACGAGAGCTATGTGATGGCCCATGCCTATCGCAAAGAAGCGATTATGAATGCGCTCAATGCGGGCGTCATGTCGATTGAGCACGGGTTTTCGTTCGATTGTGACATCGCGGAGGTGATGGTTGAAAAAGGCGCTTATATCACGACCAACTTAACGGCTTTCGATCCCGGTCTTTTGGATGTCCCCGCCGTCAAGAATCAGCCGTCCAGTCTGGCAAAAGCAAAATCAGCTTCTGCCACGTTCGCAAACTACATTCCCAACATGAAGAAGTGTCCTGTACCGCGAGGTTTTCAAACAGACTGTGTCGGTTCGGTTGAGGCCTGCAATATTCAAGTCGCCTATGAAAAGCATCTCAACAACGAGTTTTTTGGCCCGTTTCAGTCGATGATTACTTTGACATCAATCGGCGGTGAAATCGCGCAGCTTAGCGGCAACTTTATGAACCCATACCCTGACGCGAAACTCGGCGTCATCGAAGAGGGGGCTTATGCCGATATTTTGCTGATTGACGGCAATCCGCTTGAGGACTTCACGGTGGTGGGGACAGGTGACAAATGGTTTGGCGCGGATCCGCGCCCCGAAAGCCCCGAAACCATTCGGCTGATCATGAAAGACGGCGTGGTCTACAAGAACACGCTGAACTGATCCCGCTGACCCAATCCCGCTGACCCAATCCCTCGGTGCGGCGTGGGCATTTCGGTGTCTGCGCCGCGCCACTGACAGGACGTGAGATATGCTTAAGTTTCTTTCCCTGAGTGTGCTGCTGCTTGGCGCGACTGTTGCCCATGCTGAACGCGGGATGCTGGATTGGGCGGATCTGATTGATGAGGCCGCCCAAAGCTATGAAGACCCCTATCGGGATCTGAGCGCGGAACAGCTCACGGCACTGGTAGAAGTTGCGACCATGCAGTCGCAGTTGGCGGCAACCTTGGACGATGATCAGCGGAGCGAGCTAACGCAGCGCCTGACTGATGTAAAAGTTGCATTTGCCGAGGATGGAATTGATGCCGATTGGCTTATTGCGCAGCGTTGGGTCGTGGCCGAGCGTCGGCGGAATGCGGCCTGGGCCGGGGATCAGGCTGTGGATGGTCAGACTGTAACCCTGGGGGGCTATGCCATCCCGGCACCTGCGGATCAGGATGGGGTTCCCACTCTGTATCTGGTGCCCGAGCGCGGCATGTGCAGCCACATGCCTCCGCCTCCGCCGAACCAGATGGTGCGCGTGCGCCTGGTCGGCGATTGGCGACCTAAGACCATCTATGAACCCGTACGTCTGACGGGGCAGATGACTGTCGTACCGACCGAGCGTGAGGTCATTGTTGTTGACGGGCCTGTGCGCATGCAAGCTGCGTTCACGATGGAGGCGATCGAGGTTGAGCCGCTGGCATTCACGGGCCAGACATCTGCAGAAGGCAACGCTTGGGCGGAGCAGATGGCACAGCGGTTGCGTGGAGTTAAAGGGCAGGACTTGAATGAAAACTAGGATTTCCGCAGTCGTGGCCCTGTTGGTGTGGTCGGCCGTTCCAGCGATCGCGCAAAGCGGAGGATTGAACGGTCCCTCCTCGGTCGGGGCAGAGCTGGATGGCGACGGGCTGACCGCCCCGCAGTATCGCTCTACCTTTCCAAAGAACGTGGTGCCGGGGTGGTTTGCCTGGAAGGACCGTCTCGCGGAAAAGGGGTTTCGCTTCAGCATCGACTATTTGACCCTTGGCCAGTCGTCGGATTCGAATGTGGGCAATGGTCGTGCAGGCGGCGGTATTGCGCGGTTCTATGGGGCTTGGCAGGCGACGGAACAGGGGTCCCTGACCTTCAAGATAGAGCATCGCCACGCCTATGGCACAGTCGCTCCGCAGTTTCTGGGCCTGAACGGGGGCGCCTTGTCGATCACGGGCACGGCGTTCAATGACAACGGAACCATGCTGACGAACCTGTTCTGGACGCAGCGAGCTGCCAATGGAAATTGGACGCTGCAATTCGGCCAGATCGACGTCACTGATTTTGTGGATGTCTATGGTCTGGTCAGCCCCTACACCGGGTTTCAAAACCTTGCGTTCAACACCAACCCGACGATCAACGCGCCAAACCCTGGGCTGGGAATCGCGGGCGGCGTCAAGCTGGGGTCGAATTTCTATGCGGTGGCCAGCGTGGCCGATGCCAATGCCGACCCCACCAATCCGGATTTTGACGTCTTCAGCCATGGCAATCTCTTCAAGAGCCTCGAGATCGGCTATACCTCGGGCTTTGACCGGATCTATTTCGATAACGTGCATATGACGTTGTGGCATGCGGATGCCGCAGATGATGGCAGCCGGGCCGAGGATTACGGCGCGGCCTTTTCTGCCGCCTGGTTCATCGACAACCAGTGGATGCCGTTTGTGCGGGCCGGCTGGGCCAAAGGCACGGCTGCGCTCTACGAGCGATCATTTTCGACCGGGATCGGATATTATGGGCGCAACACCGACTTGGCGGGGGTGGGGCTTAACTGGGCTGAGGCCCGAGGGGGTCCAGGGACGCAGTTCACGACCGAGCTGTTCTACCGGTTCTCGATCTCTCCGAATTTCCAGATCACGCCGTCGCTGCAATACATCGACAACCCTTTGACCTCAGCTCAGAGCGGGTTTGCCATTTTGGGGCTGCGGGCGCGGGTCGTCTTCTGACGCTATTCGGAGTCAAGTTTTCTTTGGTTTCTGCATGCTCTCACCCTGACACTGCGGTATTAAGAACACGCTGTAGTATT is part of the Falsiruegeria litorea R37 genome and encodes:
- the hisG gene encoding ATP phosphoribosyltransferase; amino-acid sequence: MSLKLGVPSKGRLMEKTFAWFEKRGVSLSRTGSDREYAGKVEGIDNVQLVLLSAGEIPRELAAGRIHLGVTGADLVHEKLPRWEQQVEEIAPLGFGQADLIIAVPSCWVDVDTLDDLDAAATAFREVHGHRMRIATKYHRLVREFLTDSGVADFALVDSQGATEGTVANETAEGIADITSTGETLRANHLKILSDGLILRSQATLWRSREAQYSAQDRATLETLLDMFDSVR
- a CDS encoding cupin domain-containing protein, with product MTPAKTSFADAETLDFPGAITLRILLTGDQTGGTMEVFEDIVHPGVGPGRHIHHQQDETFFFLEGEFDVEIDGQLHRMSPGDVAFVPRGTVHAFKNVGDTPGRLRYIFSPALQVEAMFRAFHTALQAEALTPDEMARIAEAHCQEFVGPPL
- a CDS encoding LysR substrate-binding domain-containing protein, whose translation is MLPPLNALRAFEAAARHGGYIDAADELCVTRGAVSRHVKLLEEHLGVALFRRNHRGVELTQAGQALLPELTDAFAQIGRATQKVSTAANELRIICPPGLSIRWLFPRLQGFREQHPDIHVRLTTEFYGDRGFDPAEHDVGISLEHWPGRSSTIKALFLFPMSLVPACAPALLDHGAPLSGPSDLARHPLLHESAKREDWATWVESFGVDGIDVQTGEVFPNLDMATKAAVLGAGVAMVDPLLCAEELESGLLVCPFPDMVCGTQYGGYALIAAQEAWDVPKVRAFRNWAVEHAPKPAVG
- a CDS encoding AraC family transcriptional regulator, with translation MPRSHDGFIRLILVQPFVEHVARSGVDPRPALATLGLNQQMLLDPTATVHAEIVYGLCNALADLSRTPHLGSEVGQKFDLSTWPPIAAAATASTAVGGFLINYLMQVPQESSSVKHALTVQADRARYGVSRLVQTDNPPVQVDGFGIALHLRLLQMAMGSAWMPQDVLVETAYPQAVPRGFMGVRLARTEDPALTISFPSDWLNAQLELRASAGLPPPTAKEPDMSIVAALRSAARPLLWDGKLNARDLAQALGLDQRRLEAALRLHQTTAARELKRLKIEIAQQNLADTTLSISEIGQSVGYSDQSHFARFFRSQTGKTPQEYRLSRIAADRG
- a CDS encoding amidohydrolase family protein, with the protein product MIDGGGRTLTPGFIENHAHLMLMGPSLSAMEANTTWEDFGIHGTRMAEMYLMQGFTTVRDAGGANGGLRRAIDSGQIAGPRFYPSGAFLGTRGGHADFATFTSPPGGSTNFGRLNLSQEITGVDDVYVYGRNNFRMGATQLKFMISGGVVSAFDPWQLLAGAPEEIAAAVQVASEYESYVMAHAYRKEAIMNALNAGVMSIEHGFSFDCDIAEVMVEKGAYITTNLTAFDPGLLDVPAVKNQPSSLAKAKSASATFANYIPNMKKCPVPRGFQTDCVGSVEACNIQVAYEKHLNNEFFGPFQSMITLTSIGGEIAQLSGNFMNPYPDAKLGVIEEGAYADILLIDGNPLEDFTVVGTGDKWFGADPRPESPETIRLIMKDGVVYKNTLN
- a CDS encoding DUF3299 domain-containing protein gives rise to the protein MLKFLSLSVLLLGATVAHAERGMLDWADLIDEAAQSYEDPYRDLSAEQLTALVEVATMQSQLAATLDDDQRSELTQRLTDVKVAFAEDGIDADWLIAQRWVVAERRRNAAWAGDQAVDGQTVTLGGYAIPAPADQDGVPTLYLVPERGMCSHMPPPPPNQMVRVRLVGDWRPKTIYEPVRLTGQMTVVPTEREVIVVDGPVRMQAAFTMEAIEVEPLAFTGQTSAEGNAWAEQMAQRLRGVKGQDLNEN
- a CDS encoding carbohydrate porin, with translation MKTRISAVVALLVWSAVPAIAQSGGLNGPSSVGAELDGDGLTAPQYRSTFPKNVVPGWFAWKDRLAEKGFRFSIDYLTLGQSSDSNVGNGRAGGGIARFYGAWQATEQGSLTFKIEHRHAYGTVAPQFLGLNGGALSITGTAFNDNGTMLTNLFWTQRAANGNWTLQFGQIDVTDFVDVYGLVSPYTGFQNLAFNTNPTINAPNPGLGIAGGVKLGSNFYAVASVADANADPTNPDFDVFSHGNLFKSLEIGYTSGFDRIYFDNVHMTLWHADAADDGSRAEDYGAAFSAAWFIDNQWMPFVRAGWAKGTAALYERSFSTGIGYYGRNTDLAGVGLNWAEARGGPGTQFTTELFYRFSISPNFQITPSLQYIDNPLTSAQSGFAILGLRARVVF